The Kiritimatiellaceae bacterium genome contains a region encoding:
- a CDS encoding beta-glucosidase codes for MSAPYKNSGLPVKTRVTDLLARMTREEKLGQIVQLFKDSFKHDPEKLTQGLRKGRWGSRIGAETAWAGNDNGSALDLEECNAMQRVAIEESRLGIPLILGRDVIYGHRTVFPIPHSQAASFNPKLIERAMTAVAAEASSEGIHWTFSPMLDLVRDPRWGRVIESFGEDPFLISEMGKAAVRGFQGDNPAEPGRLLACAKHFAGYGGSEGGRDYDTTEWTDNTLHNMILPPFRAAAEAGVATMMAGFNDLGGTPVSASRTLMRDWLKTELGWDGFIVSDWGSIFDLIGHGVAKDQREAALRAFTAGIDMEMTAGIYEREIGKLIDSGEIPVEWLDEAVARILRAKFRAGLFEHPYTDPARAATVMRHPDHIKLAAELATQSVVLLKNERQILPLAPDVKKVAVLGPYAEARREHLGSWCLDGRPGDVTSILDGLRAAAPNIEFITANAAFSDATIDAARQAELTILCLGESHLRNGENKSIVELALPPGQEELIAALGKLGLPFVVVDCSGRYLPSPAAEIYAAAILHAGCLGTEAGTAIARVLLGQASPSGKLPITVPRCTGQIPIYYNRKTVGKTATFLDRYRGYEDERLTPLYRFGYGLSYTTLSLTNACLSATTMAADGEATFSATLTNTGKYAGAEVVQLYIGDPVASTGRPARELKGFQRIELAPGASAEVSFQITAKELRFYTANCKWEVEPGEFRLAIGTDSSAPFTHTLTVV; via the coding sequence ATGAGCGCACCCTATAAGAATTCTGGTCTTCCTGTTAAAACTCGCGTCACCGACCTGCTCGCACGCATGACCCGCGAGGAAAAACTCGGACAAATCGTCCAGTTGTTTAAAGATTCTTTCAAACACGACCCGGAAAAGTTGACGCAAGGTCTCCGCAAAGGCCGCTGGGGTTCGCGCATCGGCGCGGAAACCGCCTGGGCCGGCAACGACAACGGATCTGCGCTTGATCTTGAAGAGTGTAACGCCATGCAGCGCGTCGCCATCGAAGAGTCCCGCCTCGGAATCCCGCTGATTCTGGGCCGTGACGTGATCTATGGACACCGCACCGTATTCCCTATTCCTCACAGTCAGGCCGCCAGTTTTAATCCGAAACTGATCGAGCGCGCTATGACCGCCGTCGCCGCCGAAGCCTCCAGCGAAGGCATCCACTGGACGTTTTCCCCGATGCTCGACCTTGTCCGCGACCCGCGCTGGGGCCGCGTCATCGAAAGCTTCGGCGAAGATCCGTTTCTTATTTCAGAAATGGGAAAAGCCGCTGTCCGCGGCTTTCAAGGCGACAACCCCGCCGAGCCCGGACGTCTGCTCGCCTGCGCCAAACATTTCGCCGGGTACGGCGGTTCTGAAGGCGGGCGCGACTACGACACCACCGAATGGACGGACAACACGCTCCACAACATGATTCTCCCGCCGTTCCGCGCCGCCGCCGAAGCGGGCGTCGCCACCATGATGGCCGGATTCAATGACTTGGGCGGAACGCCTGTCAGCGCCAGCCGCACTCTAATGCGCGACTGGTTGAAAACCGAACTGGGCTGGGACGGCTTTATCGTCTCTGACTGGGGCTCTATCTTCGATCTGATCGGCCACGGAGTCGCCAAGGATCAGCGCGAGGCCGCACTCCGCGCTTTCACCGCAGGCATCGACATGGAAATGACCGCCGGCATTTATGAACGTGAAATCGGTAAACTCATCGACTCCGGCGAGATTCCCGTCGAATGGCTCGACGAGGCCGTCGCCCGCATTCTGCGCGCCAAGTTCCGCGCCGGTCTGTTCGAACATCCCTACACCGATCCCGCCCGCGCCGCAACCGTCATGCGCCACCCCGATCATATAAAACTGGCCGCCGAACTCGCCACTCAGTCCGTCGTTCTTCTGAAAAACGAGCGGCAGATTCTCCCGCTGGCGCCGGATGTGAAAAAAGTCGCCGTCCTCGGCCCATACGCCGAAGCCCGCCGCGAACACCTCGGATCGTGGTGCCTTGACGGACGCCCGGGCGATGTGACTTCGATCCTCGACGGTCTGCGCGCCGCCGCGCCGAACATCGAATTCATTACCGCCAACGCAGCCTTCAGCGACGCGACGATCGACGCCGCCCGTCAGGCCGAACTCACCATCCTCTGCCTCGGCGAAAGCCACCTGCGCAACGGCGAAAACAAATCTATCGTCGAACTCGCCCTCCCGCCCGGACAGGAAGAACTGATCGCCGCGCTTGGAAAACTCGGCCTTCCTTTTGTTGTGGTCGATTGCTCCGGCCGCTACCTGCCGTCGCCCGCCGCAGAAATCTACGCCGCCGCGATTCTTCATGCCGGATGTCTCGGCACCGAAGCCGGAACCGCCATTGCCCGCGTCCTGCTGGGTCAGGCCAGCCCATCCGGAAAACTGCCGATCACCGTGCCGCGCTGTACCGGCCAGATTCCGATCTATTACAACCGCAAGACCGTCGGCAAAACCGCTACCTTCCTCGACCGCTACCGCGGCTACGAAGACGAACGACTCACTCCGCTCTACCGTTTCGGCTACGGCCTCAGCTACACCACATTGAGTCTCACCAACGCCTGCCTCTCCGCCACAACCATGGCGGCCGACGGCGAAGCGACCTTCTCCGCGACACTGACCAACACTGGAAAATATGCCGGGGCGGAAGTTGTCCAGCTCTACATCGGCGACCCCGTTGCGTCAACCGGACGTCCGGCGCGCGAACTGAAAGGCTTTCAGCGTATTGAACTCGCTCCGGGCGCCAGTGCCGAAGTGAGCTTCCAGATTACCGCAAAAGAACTGCGCTTCTACACGGCTAACTGTAAATGGGAAGTTGAGCCCGGCGAATTCCGGCTCGCGATCGGCACCGATTCTTCGGCTCCCTTCACCCACACTTTGACAGTCGTCTGA
- the ptsP gene encoding phosphoenolpyruvate--protein phosphotransferase produces the protein MGKANVNLICDIAELSSLFEKSSSLDDFLQAAVSVVAYHMQSAVCSIYIYDDKERMLTLRATQGLSPDSVGKVKLRLGQGLTGLALKELRAIREARGYLSPKYQPVSGINEEKFQAFLAVPIRRGLTRVGVLAVQDPEPDYFDKKDERALGAIAAQLAAVIENATLLQELHRRDEVVVKPQTKTVPKMIKGRPASGGVAKGKATFIISGRGGSFQVPSGVPEGLTVQNFDLALEQTEQQLKDLQRKADEELSDVAQLIFSAHLLILADDEFSGEIRRRIENGKPPVEAIVELVNRYIQIFSASSNPRLQEKVHDLKDLGHRLLENLIGGGRVHGDYSGQIIVADTLLPSDILKLATEKAEGFIVQGGVTSHNAIICRSLQKPMVMIDPQQLELLCESCELLMDGDQGSIYVRPSDDVLKEYAEHSRTVEALEKAPSVKAETFTADGTRIQLFANINLLSDLKLAEKFRTEGIGLYRSEFPFIIRNAFPSEEEQYQVYGRIVEAMGGREVTFRTLDIGGDKVLSYQGEAEEANPFLGLRAIRFSLLHKDIFSEQLRAFLRAGVGGNTRIMFPLISSLDEFIEARDVLYSCMRELDERGVVYNRSTKIGIMVELPSAVELIEDLAREVDFVSIGTNDLIQYMLAVDRTNDQVSKLYLSHHPAILRAIERVVSVVKKHGKDVSICGDIAMDAKMIPFLLGVGITKLSLAPRRAHDVQQVIEKVSMEKAVYTARRMLVAGRVSEVEAIINRYNFAP, from the coding sequence ATGGGCAAAGCCAATGTTAATTTGATCTGCGATATCGCCGAGCTGTCGTCGCTCTTTGAGAAGAGCAGCAGTCTCGACGATTTCCTGCAAGCCGCCGTGAGTGTGGTGGCTTATCACATGCAGTCGGCGGTTTGCTCGATTTATATCTATGACGACAAGGAACGGATGCTTACGTTGCGTGCTACGCAAGGGCTAAGTCCGGATTCGGTCGGCAAGGTGAAGCTGCGGCTTGGACAGGGTTTGACCGGGCTCGCCCTTAAGGAATTGCGCGCAATCCGCGAAGCTCGCGGATATCTCAGCCCGAAATACCAGCCGGTTTCCGGGATCAACGAGGAAAAATTTCAGGCGTTTCTTGCCGTGCCGATCCGGCGCGGGTTGACCCGCGTCGGCGTGCTGGCTGTACAGGATCCGGAGCCGGACTACTTTGATAAAAAAGACGAGCGGGCACTTGGCGCTATTGCGGCCCAGCTTGCCGCCGTGATCGAGAACGCCACGTTATTGCAGGAATTGCACCGGCGGGACGAAGTTGTTGTAAAGCCGCAGACGAAAACGGTGCCGAAGATGATAAAGGGCCGTCCGGCCAGCGGCGGCGTGGCGAAGGGCAAGGCGACTTTTATTATTTCAGGACGCGGCGGATCGTTTCAGGTTCCGTCCGGCGTTCCGGAAGGGTTGACCGTTCAAAATTTTGACCTCGCACTGGAACAGACCGAGCAGCAGCTTAAGGATCTGCAACGCAAAGCGGACGAAGAGCTTTCCGATGTGGCTCAGCTGATTTTCAGCGCGCACCTGCTGATTCTGGCGGACGACGAGTTTTCCGGAGAAATCCGGCGGCGCATCGAGAATGGCAAGCCGCCGGTCGAAGCGATCGTTGAGCTGGTGAACCGCTACATTCAGATTTTTTCCGCCAGCTCGAATCCCCGGCTGCAGGAAAAGGTGCATGACCTCAAAGATCTGGGTCACCGCCTGCTCGAAAATCTGATCGGCGGCGGACGTGTTCACGGTGATTACAGCGGACAGATCATTGTGGCGGACACATTGTTGCCGTCGGATATCCTTAAGCTGGCCACGGAAAAAGCCGAAGGCTTCATCGTGCAGGGCGGGGTGACTTCGCATAACGCCATCATCTGCCGCTCACTGCAGAAGCCGATGGTGATGATTGATCCGCAACAGCTCGAACTTCTCTGCGAATCGTGCGAACTGCTGATGGACGGCGATCAGGGGTCTATTTATGTCCGCCCGTCGGACGACGTACTGAAAGAATATGCCGAACACAGCCGCACGGTTGAAGCGCTGGAAAAAGCCCCGTCAGTCAAAGCGGAAACCTTTACGGCGGACGGCACGCGTATTCAGCTTTTCGCCAATATCAACCTGCTGAGCGATTTGAAGCTGGCGGAAAAGTTCCGTACCGAGGGAATCGGGCTTTATCGCAGTGAATTTCCGTTCATCATTCGCAATGCGTTTCCGTCTGAGGAGGAGCAGTATCAGGTGTATGGCCGGATCGTAGAAGCGATGGGCGGGCGCGAGGTGACGTTCCGGACACTGGATATCGGCGGCGATAAAGTCCTTTCCTATCAGGGCGAAGCGGAAGAGGCCAACCCGTTTCTTGGTTTGCGCGCCATCCGTTTTTCACTGCTGCACAAAGATATTTTTTCGGAACAGCTGCGCGCGTTTCTGCGCGCCGGGGTCGGCGGCAATACGCGGATCATGTTTCCGCTGATTTCGTCGCTCGACGAATTTATTGAAGCCCGCGATGTGCTTTATAGCTGTATGCGGGAGCTGGATGAGCGCGGCGTGGTGTATAATCGCAGTACAAAGATCGGCATTATGGTGGAACTGCCGTCGGCGGTCGAATTGATCGAGGATCTTGCCCGCGAGGTCGATTTTGTGTCGATCGGTACCAACGACCTGATTCAGTATATGCTGGCGGTTGACCGGACGAACGATCAGGTGTCCAAGCTCTATCTGTCGCATCATCCGGCTATTCTGCGCGCGATCGAGCGGGTTGTTTCCGTGGTGAAAAAACACGGGAAAGATGTTTCCATCTGCGGCGACATCGCCATGGATGCTAAGATGATACCGTTTCTGCTAGGAGTGGGCATTACGAAGTTGAGCTTGGCACCGCGCCGGGCGCACGACGTTCAGCAGGTGATCGAAAAGGTCAGTATGGAGAAAGCTGTTTATACAGCCCGCCGCATGTTGGTCGCCGGTCGTGTCAGCGAAGTTGAGGCTATTATTAACAGATACAATTTCGCTCCTTAG